A DNA window from Rossellomorea marisflavi contains the following coding sequences:
- a CDS encoding MFS transporter: MKKAKRQSPIIIVALITALSLLGDSMLYIVLPIYWREAGLDSIWQVGLLLSVNRFIRLPFNPIVGWLYQRITLRTGLMIAVILGTVTTIGYGLAQGFIAWLILRSLWGIAWSFFRIGGLSTVVFYSKDQSRGQSMGLYNGLHRTGSLAGMLLGGLLVPFIGLQSVAIGFGCLTLIGLPLIFFALKSGASGESDHSSRTAKVSFSRHTLLIIISGFIVTMLFQGVFASTISSLLEHLYGVEINVLGLLLSVAFYSGLLQSLRWIWEPYLASRFGHWSDGRSGRLPILIVSLAGTALIFGLMSVPMSIGLWTILAIAAMIGATALTTLTDALASDAAKNSNVVSFLTLYSICQDVGAALGPFLGYLLIGLHHGFFALYWGGSLIFAVLTIVWLVIYRRQQRVGAMNSRGMGL; this comes from the coding sequence ATGAAAAAAGCCAAGCGTCAATCCCCGATTATCATCGTGGCACTCATCACCGCTCTCAGCCTCCTGGGTGATTCCATGCTTTATATCGTCCTCCCCATCTACTGGAGGGAAGCAGGGCTTGATTCGATCTGGCAGGTCGGACTGCTGCTTTCTGTCAACCGATTCATCCGCCTCCCCTTCAACCCCATTGTCGGGTGGCTGTACCAGCGGATCACCTTGAGGACAGGACTCATGATCGCCGTCATACTCGGGACGGTGACCACGATCGGGTACGGACTCGCCCAGGGATTCATCGCCTGGCTGATCCTTCGTTCTCTTTGGGGGATCGCCTGGTCCTTCTTCCGGATCGGTGGCCTATCCACCGTCGTCTTTTATTCAAAAGATCAGAGCAGGGGCCAATCCATGGGCCTTTACAACGGTCTTCACCGTACAGGAAGCCTTGCCGGGATGCTTCTCGGGGGACTGCTCGTCCCTTTCATAGGCTTACAGTCCGTCGCCATCGGATTCGGCTGCCTCACACTCATCGGCCTCCCCCTCATCTTTTTCGCTCTGAAATCCGGAGCCAGTGGAGAGTCCGATCATTCAAGCCGAACAGCCAAAGTCTCCTTCTCCCGTCACACCCTTTTGATTATAATTAGCGGCTTCATTGTCACCATGCTGTTCCAAGGAGTTTTCGCCTCCACCATCAGTTCTCTCCTTGAACATCTATACGGGGTGGAGATCAATGTTTTGGGTCTTCTTCTCAGCGTCGCTTTTTACTCAGGGCTGCTCCAGTCCCTTCGCTGGATCTGGGAGCCGTATCTTGCCAGTCGCTTCGGGCACTGGTCCGATGGCCGTTCGGGAAGACTTCCGATCCTTATCGTTTCCCTTGCTGGTACTGCCCTCATCTTCGGGCTGATGTCTGTACCCATGTCGATTGGCTTGTGGACCATCCTTGCCATCGCTGCCATGATCGGAGCCACGGCCCTTACCACCCTAACCGATGCTTTGGCTTCAGATGCCGCCAAGAACTCCAATGTCGTTTCCTTTCTGACTCTGTACTCCATCTGTCAGGATGTCGGAGCCGCTCTCGGACCGTTCCTTGGGTACTTACTGATTGGACTGCATCATGGTTTCTTTGCTCTTTACTGGGGTGGGTCTTTGATTTTTGCTGTTCTTACTATTGTATGGCTCGTCATTTATAGGAGGCAACAGAGGGTTGGTGCGATGAACAGCAGAGGAATGGGGCTTTAG
- a CDS encoding IS110 family transposase produces MHDNRNERINQISEDTLVIGVDIAKCVHYACAVDERGREVKKSFSFRQSRQGFETFYATILKVMESHQKKNVVVGFEPTGHYWMNLSSYLTDRGIRFVLVNPLHVKQTKELDDNLQSKNDPKDARVIAKMIPQGYYSIPRDMTPIEAELRHGSAFRARLKKQGASTQNRIKRWIDLYFPEFISVYKSIGMNASTVLSSYPLPEDLVREDPEKLLENLKNLGGKHFSVKNLTKLLDVAATSIGYQESPEMARAEIQILLTQMKLLEEQLVSIEKQLVTLAKQMTDFDLFLSVPGIGENTVVEILSEIGAFSHYKSPRQILKLAGLTLVTNSSGKKEGNKRLSKRGRKRLRSLIYKAIFPILHAIPAFRSLYDYYSEHREHPVAKKEALLILCRKLIQVLHGLSKRGETFNEERMVADISFFGNQEAA; encoded by the coding sequence ATGCATGATAATCGAAATGAACGCATTAATCAAATTTCTGAGGACACATTGGTGATTGGCGTCGACATCGCCAAGTGTGTACATTATGCCTGCGCAGTGGATGAACGAGGTAGGGAGGTCAAGAAAAGCTTCTCATTCCGTCAGTCCAGACAAGGCTTTGAAACCTTTTACGCTACCATCCTAAAGGTGATGGAATCTCATCAAAAGAAGAATGTAGTCGTTGGATTTGAACCTACCGGTCATTACTGGATGAATTTATCCTCGTACCTTACGGATCGGGGCATTCGCTTTGTTCTCGTCAACCCTCTCCATGTGAAGCAAACCAAAGAATTGGATGACAACCTACAGAGTAAAAACGATCCGAAAGACGCTCGTGTCATTGCCAAGATGATACCGCAAGGCTATTACAGTATTCCTCGTGACATGACTCCTATTGAAGCAGAGTTGCGTCATGGTTCGGCATTTAGGGCTCGTCTGAAAAAACAAGGAGCGTCGACTCAAAACCGGATCAAGCGATGGATTGATCTATACTTCCCTGAGTTTATTTCGGTTTATAAGTCCATTGGAATGAACGCCTCCACTGTTCTTTCTTCTTATCCTCTTCCGGAAGACCTTGTGAGAGAAGATCCTGAGAAGCTCTTGGAGAACCTCAAGAACCTGGGAGGTAAGCATTTCTCGGTTAAAAACCTTACTAAGCTTCTTGATGTCGCGGCCACATCTATTGGCTATCAGGAGAGTCCTGAAATGGCACGGGCAGAAATCCAAATTCTATTGACACAGATGAAGCTGCTTGAAGAACAACTGGTAAGCATAGAAAAGCAGTTAGTGACGTTGGCGAAACAGATGACAGATTTCGATCTGTTCCTTTCGGTCCCTGGTATTGGAGAAAACACCGTAGTAGAGATCCTTTCAGAAATAGGAGCCTTTTCACACTATAAGAGTCCACGCCAAATCCTAAAATTAGCGGGTCTTACGTTAGTCACCAATTCCTCGGGAAAAAAAGAAGGGAACAAGCGATTGTCTAAACGCGGGCGGAAACGGCTACGCTCCTTGATATATAAGGCGATTTTCCCGATTTTACACGCCATACCAGCGTTTCGGTCCCTGTACGATTACTATAGTGAACATCGCGAACACCCCGTCGCTAAGAAAGAAGCGTTGTTAATCCTATGTCGGAAATTGATTCAAGTCCTTCATGGTTTAAGCAAAAGGGGCGAAACATTCAATGAAGAGCGTATGGTAGCTGATATCTCCTTCTTTGGTAATCAAGAAGCTGCGTAA
- a CDS encoding DUF3817 domain-containing protein — translation MQHTTSIGRLRQAGFVEGMSLLILLLIAMPLKYMADIPMAVTIVGSLHGGLFVIYLLILAYVTFKVRWHLKWSVAGVLVAFIPFGNFIYDRVLRKFETRA, via the coding sequence ATGCAACATACAACGAGTATCGGTCGGCTTCGTCAGGCCGGTTTTGTTGAAGGAATGTCGCTTTTGATTCTGCTTTTGATCGCCATGCCGCTTAAATATATGGCGGATATCCCCATGGCCGTCACGATTGTCGGCTCACTTCATGGTGGTTTGTTCGTGATCTATCTGTTGATCCTCGCTTACGTGACGTTCAAAGTGCGCTGGCATCTGAAATGGTCCGTGGCAGGAGTGTTGGTCGCCTTCATCCCGTTCGGGAATTTTATCTATGACAGGGTCCTCCGCAAGTTTGAAACACGTGCATAA
- a CDS encoding putative holin-like toxin: MIAFGSLIVAIIAVTEKKK, from the coding sequence ATGATTGCGTTTGGTTCGCTTATTGTGGCGATTATCGCGGTTACCGAAAAAAAGAAGTAA
- a CDS encoding sigma 54-interacting transcriptional regulator yields MKELAVVSLGKNTLNSMMEQLNRYLGDRVQVKGFALEKGMEPDRSCPLILVTSDLVGRMISNNLSSGQKLIVARRTMSYEFIEPVFSLQETTDILLVNDTEESCIESIAQLKSQGFHSFNFHPYYPGIKEYRPCDVSITPGEPHLVPEGVKQVINIGHRQVDITTITEVMAQLEILEDAGALASSEFVSEIVHLTRYLSTLNRKLDRSNLLLTTIFDKYSKALMFCDPHGNITYANEKMKWIFDGEKISDLMGEETPLDQLGEEEIVEIGGNLFIVSVDRVENQEGVICYLVECRNYDSFRRLDTALRSKIQHHRFIPRHVFDELSSKNPEVTRMIDMAKRMAKSNSTILIQGESGTGKELLAQAIHNGSGRAGQAFVPVNFAALSPSILESELFGYVEGAYTGAKKGGKHGLFEEAHGGTIFMDEIGDAPLSLQVKLLRVLQEGVVRRVGGTELVPIDVRVIAATNINLEERVAEGSFREDLYYRLNVLPLQTHSLRQRREDITSLLLSYLNVYSEEEHYHLHEVFTEEALQFLVQHPWPGNIRELTNVVEYVINIRPPGERIELPDLPPYLIREAEGRGFSSSALSEEEQVLLTIYHTYGIGRRKMVDQLRQKGMSIGESKVKSIIQELKERGWITIHKGARGCTVTKEGRNEAKKLVSFG; encoded by the coding sequence ATGAAGGAATTAGCGGTGGTCTCCCTTGGGAAGAATACATTGAACAGCATGATGGAACAGTTGAACCGCTACCTGGGCGATCGGGTACAGGTAAAGGGGTTTGCACTGGAGAAAGGGATGGAGCCAGACCGGTCCTGTCCCCTCATCCTGGTGACAAGCGACCTGGTCGGCAGGATGATATCAAACAACCTTTCTTCCGGACAAAAGCTCATCGTGGCAAGGAGGACCATGAGCTATGAGTTCATTGAACCCGTCTTTTCCCTTCAGGAGACGACTGATATCCTTCTTGTGAATGATACAGAGGAAAGCTGCATCGAATCGATCGCACAACTGAAGAGCCAGGGATTCCACTCGTTCAACTTCCATCCGTATTACCCGGGGATCAAGGAATACCGACCTTGCGATGTCTCCATTACACCAGGTGAACCTCATCTTGTTCCTGAAGGGGTCAAGCAGGTCATCAACATCGGTCATCGGCAAGTGGATATCACCACCATTACGGAGGTCATGGCCCAGCTTGAGATCCTGGAAGACGCAGGAGCCTTGGCTTCTTCAGAGTTCGTCAGTGAGATTGTGCATCTCACGCGCTACCTTTCCACCCTCAACCGTAAGCTGGACCGCTCCAACCTGTTGCTGACGACGATCTTTGATAAATACTCCAAAGCCCTGATGTTCTGTGATCCGCATGGAAACATTACCTACGCCAACGAAAAAATGAAGTGGATCTTCGACGGGGAGAAGATTTCGGACTTGATGGGTGAAGAAACGCCTCTTGATCAGCTGGGGGAGGAAGAAATCGTCGAGATCGGCGGCAATTTGTTCATTGTCTCCGTCGACCGGGTTGAAAATCAGGAGGGAGTCATCTGCTATTTGGTGGAATGTCGGAATTATGATAGCTTCAGGCGCCTAGATACGGCCCTCAGGTCTAAGATCCAGCATCACAGGTTCATTCCGCGACACGTATTCGACGAACTGTCATCGAAGAATCCTGAGGTCACTCGGATGATCGACATGGCGAAGCGTATGGCCAAAAGCAACTCCACCATCCTGATTCAGGGAGAAAGCGGGACAGGGAAGGAGCTGCTGGCCCAAGCGATCCATAACGGTTCGGGACGGGCGGGGCAGGCGTTTGTGCCGGTGAATTTCGCTGCCCTTTCCCCGTCGATACTCGAGAGCGAGCTATTCGGTTATGTAGAAGGGGCCTACACTGGTGCGAAAAAAGGAGGGAAACATGGGCTGTTCGAGGAAGCCCATGGGGGGACCATCTTCATGGACGAGATCGGGGATGCGCCGCTGTCCCTCCAAGTGAAACTGCTTCGCGTCCTTCAGGAAGGGGTCGTGAGGAGAGTCGGAGGAACAGAACTTGTACCGATCGACGTCCGGGTCATTGCGGCCACGAATATCAATCTGGAGGAAAGAGTGGCGGAGGGGAGTTTTCGGGAGGATCTTTATTACCGCTTGAACGTCCTTCCCCTGCAGACACACTCTTTGAGGCAGAGGAGGGAAGACATCACCTCATTATTGCTGAGCTATCTGAATGTTTATTCAGAGGAAGAACATTATCATCTGCACGAGGTGTTTACAGAGGAAGCCCTTCAGTTCCTTGTTCAGCACCCCTGGCCGGGAAATATCCGGGAGCTGACTAATGTAGTGGAGTACGTCATCAATATCAGACCCCCTGGTGAACGAATTGAGCTTCCTGATCTCCCTCCATATTTGATCAGGGAGGCAGAGGGCCGGGGATTTTCATCATCTGCCCTTTCCGAAGAAGAGCAGGTGCTGCTCACGATTTATCATACATATGGAATAGGACGGAGAAAAATGGTCGACCAGCTCAGGCAAAAGGGCATGTCGATCGGAGAATCCAAAGTGAAATCAATCATTCAAGAGCTCAAGGAGCGGGGCTGGATCACCATCCATAAAGGGGCTCGTGGATGCACGGTGACAAAAGAGGGAAGAAATGAAGCGAAAAAGCTTGTCTCATTCGGCTGA
- the iadA gene encoding beta-aspartyl-peptidase, whose product MLKLIKQANVYTPQFAGVRDVLVGGGKIIEIGTDLSLGSTDHTVIEANGMHMIPGLVDRHVHLTGGGGEGGFSSSTPEVRLSSLVKNGITSVVGLLGTNDVGRSTKSLLSKVKSLREEGMNAFMLTGGYGYPPNSITGDIREDIMFFSEVLGLKLAIEDHRASYVTTEELRRLASYVRVASMLSKKKGFIHLHMGSGKGRYQQIYDVLESTDLPISLFSPTHINRTSELLDASVEFAGRGGLIDLTSNIQTKTAAGSLSPAQGVTYLLDKGVSIDAITVSSDANGSLPTFDENGQLIGLKVAGVEPNLTALQELVVEEGLSLEEAIKPFTANPAKGLGLEHGRGMLVEGGAADFILLDDALAVRDVFINGEVFVEGYDVVKRGVFE is encoded by the coding sequence ATGTTAAAATTGATTAAACAAGCAAACGTATATACACCACAATTCGCCGGAGTCCGGGATGTATTGGTCGGGGGCGGTAAGATCATCGAGATCGGAACGGACCTGAGCCTCGGCTCCACTGATCATACTGTGATTGAAGCAAACGGGATGCATATGATCCCAGGATTGGTTGACAGGCATGTCCATCTGACCGGAGGGGGAGGCGAAGGCGGATTTTCATCCAGCACGCCGGAGGTCCGACTCAGTTCCCTTGTGAAGAACGGTATCACATCCGTGGTGGGGCTGTTGGGGACCAACGACGTGGGTAGGAGCACGAAAAGTCTGCTGTCCAAAGTGAAGTCACTTCGGGAAGAGGGAATGAACGCCTTCATGCTGACGGGGGGCTACGGCTATCCGCCGAACTCGATCACCGGTGATATCCGGGAAGACATCATGTTCTTCAGTGAAGTACTTGGGTTGAAGCTGGCCATCGAAGACCACCGCGCTTCCTACGTGACCACCGAGGAACTGAGACGACTCGCCTCCTATGTCCGGGTGGCATCGATGCTGTCCAAGAAAAAAGGATTCATCCACCTTCATATGGGTTCGGGAAAAGGACGGTACCAACAGATTTACGACGTACTGGAGTCGACGGATTTACCGATTTCCTTGTTCAGTCCGACCCATATCAACCGTACAAGCGAGCTGCTCGATGCGTCAGTTGAATTTGCAGGTCGGGGCGGGCTGATCGACCTGACGTCGAATATCCAGACAAAGACGGCAGCTGGGAGTCTTTCGCCTGCACAGGGCGTCACCTACCTTCTCGATAAAGGCGTTTCAATCGATGCGATCACTGTCAGCTCCGATGCGAATGGGAGCCTGCCGACCTTTGATGAAAACGGTCAGCTGATCGGACTGAAAGTGGCTGGAGTCGAACCGAATCTGACTGCCCTTCAGGAGCTCGTTGTTGAAGAAGGACTCTCATTGGAGGAGGCCATCAAGCCTTTCACCGCCAACCCTGCAAAAGGACTTGGACTTGAGCATGGGCGGGGGATGCTCGTGGAGGGAGGAGCTGCTGACTTCATCCTCCTTGATGATGCGTTGGCCGTACGCGACGTCTTTATAAATGGTGAGGTATTTGTAGAAGGGTATGACGTGGTGAAGCGTGGTGTGTTTGAGTAA
- the nhaC gene encoding Na+/H+ antiporter NhaC: MTKKPGLLLALLPIVSMLVLLGVGYGVFHLKAEPLLITATIIAGLIGLALGLSWEEMQEGIVEKVAKSMPAILILITVGILIGTWMISGTIPMMIYYGIRFINPDYLIITAFLVTAVVSTFTGTSWGSVGTIGVAVIGIAMVQGVSLPVTAGAIVAGGYFGDKISPLSDTTNLAPAAAGSNLYDHIRHMLYTTIPAALVGMVIYLFVGKSAMTEGAGDPAKLEAMMSALTSMFGWNILLVIPVLIVLLGSIMKYPTIPIMLGSSIVAIILGVGIQGASLENALLSSVSGFNVDMLTGSEGISPEVANLLNRGGMSSMMGTTLIAFCAFSFAGILSKTGSLEVVLEKINQKAKSTGSLILATVLSCITMAVTTGSSYLSILIPGELFRKVYAERGLDAKNLSRTLEDSGTVIVPIVPWSLAGVYMSSTLGVPVLDYLPWAVMCYMGFVFAIIYGYTGFGIAKTEPVTLEDPKKSAI; this comes from the coding sequence ATGACGAAGAAACCAGGTTTGTTACTTGCACTGCTGCCAATTGTCTCTATGCTCGTGCTTTTGGGTGTCGGATACGGGGTATTCCATTTGAAAGCAGAGCCATTGTTGATAACAGCCACCATCATTGCCGGCTTGATCGGCCTTGCTTTAGGGCTATCGTGGGAGGAGATGCAGGAGGGGATTGTGGAGAAAGTGGCTAAATCCATGCCGGCGATCCTCATTCTGATCACGGTCGGAATCCTGATCGGCACATGGATGATTTCAGGGACGATCCCGATGATGATCTACTACGGTATCCGTTTCATCAATCCTGATTACCTGATCATCACGGCCTTCCTGGTAACGGCCGTGGTCTCGACCTTTACCGGTACATCCTGGGGATCGGTAGGGACCATCGGAGTGGCGGTCATCGGGATTGCCATGGTGCAGGGAGTGTCCCTCCCGGTTACAGCAGGGGCCATTGTGGCAGGTGGATACTTCGGGGACAAGATCTCCCCACTTTCTGATACGACGAATCTCGCTCCTGCTGCCGCAGGGAGCAATCTGTATGATCATATCCGTCATATGCTGTACACGACCATCCCGGCTGCATTGGTGGGAATGGTGATCTATCTGTTCGTCGGTAAATCTGCCATGACAGAAGGTGCCGGAGACCCGGCCAAGCTGGAGGCTATGATGTCGGCCCTCACGTCCATGTTTGGGTGGAATATCCTTTTGGTCATTCCCGTCCTCATCGTCCTGCTTGGCTCGATCATGAAATACCCGACCATACCGATCATGCTTGGATCCTCGATTGTCGCCATCATCCTGGGGGTGGGGATTCAGGGAGCAAGCCTTGAAAACGCCCTGCTCTCATCCGTTTCAGGGTTCAATGTCGACATGCTTACGGGATCGGAAGGGATTTCACCCGAAGTGGCCAACCTCCTGAATCGAGGGGGCATGAGCTCCATGATGGGCACGACGCTGATTGCCTTCTGTGCCTTCTCGTTCGCCGGAATCCTGAGTAAAACAGGATCATTGGAGGTGGTTCTCGAGAAAATTAATCAAAAGGCGAAGTCCACTGGCAGTCTCATCCTCGCTACCGTCCTCTCGTGTATCACGATGGCGGTGACAACCGGGAGCTCCTATCTGTCCATCCTCATTCCTGGTGAGCTGTTCCGTAAAGTCTATGCGGAGAGGGGACTGGATGCCAAGAACCTATCCCGTACATTGGAGGATTCCGGAACGGTCATTGTTCCAATCGTCCCGTGGTCACTGGCAGGCGTCTACATGTCCAGTACGCTCGGCGTACCCGTTCTCGACTATCTTCCTTGGGCAGTGATGTGTTACATGGGCTTTGTGTTCGCCATCATCTATGGATATACGGGGTTTGGAATTGCAAAGACCGAGCCTGTGACATTGGAAGACCCTAAGAAATCAGCGATCTAA
- a CDS encoding acyltransferase family protein, giving the protein MDLRVPEKKFRPELEGVRTVAALLVAVYHIWIGAVSGGVDVFFIVSGYLITTSLVSKMEREGRIQFAEYWLGLARRLFPLAFTVLLFVVVGSILLVPESQWKQIIGEVVASGTYTQNWYLATSAVDYLGQTNQASPLQHFWALSIQGQFYLTWPFVILFSFWLARKVWKKPQRKTLLGVLLVLFTLSMAYSIYRTAVEQPWAYFDTFARAWEFSLGGILALLLPYLRFTKAMGFVFGWIGLSIICLTGILLPVSTVFPGYAALLPTGGVIMIIIAAENGSRFGVEKLLGSKPFQAFGSISYGFYLWHWPLLIFYYAKTGANNMTFIPGLAIMISAAILAYISVRMMEKPVRKMSVRTSKKKLIFTLALFLFTVMGSNTAWGYYVHQKGEETYAIADYPGARAVSEGIAPAKGKAPAPSPTVVKEDLPAFYDQADCFSNMEDDRVTRCSMGETKNPEHTIALVGGSHSGHWFPALEELADELHLQIDIYNKDACRFSADDFDGALNSSCMDWNRSVVKMIKKDPPDLVFTTANVGSGDTVPQGYLDQWKKLEGVTDIFAVRDNPAMEGDPVACVEKNGIEGCSAQRSDVLSPKAPWESLEEKPSNVTFADLSDSFCQDGSCPPVVGNVYVYRDYHHISTLFSRTLAGPLEEPLREALN; this is encoded by the coding sequence ATGGATTTACGAGTACCCGAGAAAAAGTTCCGCCCGGAATTAGAGGGGGTTCGGACGGTTGCCGCCTTGTTGGTGGCAGTCTATCACATATGGATTGGAGCGGTCTCCGGAGGGGTGGATGTATTTTTCATCGTCTCTGGATATCTGATCACCACCTCACTTGTGTCCAAGATGGAACGTGAGGGGAGGATCCAGTTTGCAGAGTATTGGCTCGGTCTGGCGCGGCGATTATTCCCGCTTGCTTTCACGGTCCTCCTGTTTGTGGTGGTGGGATCAATCCTGCTTGTTCCGGAAAGTCAGTGGAAACAGATCATTGGAGAGGTCGTCGCTTCAGGCACCTATACTCAGAACTGGTATCTCGCGACCAGTGCCGTGGACTATCTCGGACAGACGAATCAGGCAAGCCCGTTGCAGCACTTCTGGGCTCTCTCCATTCAGGGGCAGTTTTACCTCACATGGCCGTTTGTGATCCTGTTTTCCTTTTGGCTTGCCCGGAAAGTGTGGAAGAAGCCTCAAAGGAAAACGCTCCTCGGGGTCCTTCTTGTCTTGTTCACGCTATCCATGGCGTACTCGATCTACCGGACGGCCGTGGAACAGCCTTGGGCATACTTTGATACGTTCGCCAGGGCATGGGAGTTCAGCCTTGGTGGAATTCTCGCCCTTCTGCTTCCGTATCTGCGTTTCACGAAAGCCATGGGATTTGTTTTCGGTTGGATCGGTCTCTCCATCATCTGCTTGACGGGGATCCTGCTTCCGGTATCGACGGTATTCCCGGGATATGCAGCGCTTCTTCCCACAGGCGGTGTCATCATGATCATCATCGCAGCAGAGAATGGAAGCCGCTTCGGAGTGGAAAAGCTCCTGGGATCCAAACCGTTTCAGGCGTTCGGGTCGATTTCCTACGGTTTTTATCTATGGCATTGGCCACTGTTGATTTTTTATTATGCCAAAACGGGTGCCAATAATATGACCTTCATCCCGGGTCTCGCCATTATGATCTCTGCTGCCATCCTGGCATATATTTCGGTCAGGATGATGGAGAAGCCCGTCCGCAAGATGAGCGTCCGGACATCGAAGAAGAAACTCATCTTCACGCTGGCGCTCTTTCTCTTTACTGTAATGGGTTCTAATACGGCTTGGGGCTACTACGTTCATCAAAAAGGGGAAGAAACGTATGCCATCGCGGATTATCCGGGAGCGAGGGCGGTATCGGAAGGCATCGCTCCTGCAAAAGGGAAAGCCCCCGCTCCGTCACCTACGGTCGTGAAAGAAGATTTGCCCGCCTTTTACGACCAGGCTGACTGCTTCTCCAACATGGAGGATGACCGGGTGACGAGGTGTTCCATGGGGGAAACGAAGAATCCGGAACATACGATTGCCCTTGTAGGAGGCTCACACTCCGGCCATTGGTTCCCTGCACTGGAGGAGCTGGCAGATGAACTTCACCTCCAGATCGACATTTACAATAAAGATGCCTGCCGATTCTCCGCTGATGATTTTGACGGGGCATTGAACAGCTCCTGCATGGACTGGAACAGATCGGTGGTGAAGATGATCAAAAAAGATCCACCGGACCTTGTGTTCACGACGGCGAATGTCGGCAGTGGGGATACGGTCCCTCAGGGCTATCTGGATCAGTGGAAAAAGCTTGAGGGGGTGACGGACATCTTTGCCGTACGTGATAACCCTGCCATGGAAGGTGACCCGGTCGCCTGTGTGGAGAAGAATGGAATAGAGGGATGCAGTGCCCAACGCTCTGACGTCCTTTCCCCTAAAGCCCCATGGGAGAGTCTCGAAGAAAAACCTTCCAATGTAACGTTCGCTGATCTTTCAGATTCTTTCTGTCAGGATGGATCTTGCCCTCCTGTGGTCGGGAATGTGTATGTATACCGCGATTATCACCATATCTCGACTTTGTTCTCCAGAACGCTTGCCGGACCGTTGGAGGAACCGCTGAGAGAGGCATTGAATTGA
- a CDS encoding ABC transporter ATP-binding protein yields the protein MNAMLVKGVTKQFHGSPVLNDVSFELEKGECLGLMGESGSGKSTLARCIMGMQRVDKGAIHLMGERIDHLSDRKLRPFRKRLQLVLQNPAAALNPKKKIADSLLDPYLFLGKHVRLQHFSAVSESLLVKELLDAVELPGELAARYPHELSGGQRQRVNIARAISIEPDVLVLDEPTASLDVVSQASILDLLTDLKEELGLSYLFISHDLAALHEMSDRIMVMKDGRLVDDFHRGDIFSPNRDTYTKELISIF from the coding sequence ATGAATGCAATGTTGGTGAAAGGGGTCACTAAGCAGTTCCACGGGAGTCCGGTGTTGAATGATGTATCGTTTGAACTGGAAAAAGGGGAGTGTCTCGGCCTCATGGGTGAGAGTGGAAGCGGAAAGAGCACCCTCGCCCGCTGTATCATGGGAATGCAGCGGGTGGACAAGGGGGCGATCCACTTGATGGGGGAACGGATCGATCATTTATCTGATCGAAAGCTGAGACCTTTCAGGAAAAGACTGCAGCTTGTCCTCCAGAACCCTGCAGCAGCACTGAATCCGAAGAAGAAAATTGCCGATTCCCTCCTCGATCCCTACTTATTTCTTGGAAAGCATGTCCGACTCCAGCATTTTTCGGCCGTTTCTGAATCACTCCTTGTCAAAGAACTGCTGGATGCAGTCGAGCTGCCGGGAGAACTTGCCGCCCGTTATCCTCATGAACTGAGCGGGGGACAGCGGCAACGGGTCAATATCGCAAGGGCCATCAGCATCGAACCGGATGTCCTCGTCCTTGACGAGCCGACAGCTAGTCTCGATGTCGTATCTCAGGCCTCTATCCTCGATCTTCTGACTGATTTGAAAGAAGAGCTGGGTCTATCCTATCTTTTCATCTCTCATGACCTGGCCGCTCTTCATGAGATGAGCGATCGCATCATGGTCATGAAGGATGGAAGGCTGGTGGACGATTTTCACAGAGGGGACATCTTCTCTCCAAATCGGGATACCTACACAAAAGAGCTCATATCCATCTTTTGA